TCTTTTCGGACGTTCTTTTCTCTGGCTTAATCATGTGGTGGTGTACTCTCAGCATTAACTGGTTATTACATGGGAAAAATCATGAAAGGACTTACTAAGCGGCAACAAGAGATTTTGGAATACATCCAAGAGTTTATCCGTTTGCATCGATTTTCACCGAGCTATCGAGAAATCATGCATAAATTTGGGTATTCTTCACTAGGCTCAGTTTCCAAACATTTGCAAGTCTTGAAGCGAAAAGGGCTCTTAACATCGGAGAAAAAATGCAGCCGCTCTTTAAAACCCGTAGAAAATAACCACCCTTCTCCTTGTCAAAATGAAGTAGAGCTCGCTTTTATTGGGCATATTTCGGCAGGATTTCCGGTAGAAATTTTTCCAAAAGCTCAAAAACTTGCAGTCCCTCGATATCTAGTCCAAGATACAGAGGCGAGCTACATCCTTCGGGCGCAGGGAAATTCCCTAAATGACGAAATGATTAGCGATGGCGATCTTTTAATTGTGGAAACGGGCAGAGAGGCTTGTTCAGGAGAGTGGATTGTCGCCTTGCTAAATGAACAGGAAACATTCATTAAGCGCTATTATCCAGAAGGCCAATATGTTCGCTTAGTAGGGCAAGACTCCACGCAATCCCCTATTATGATCCATTTGGAAGACCTTGTTATCCAGGGAATTGTTGTCGGGCTTGTCAGATTGTATGATTAACGCCGCGCTTCTCTACTCATGCCAATCTGTTTCCTCTGGCTCGGGCTCAAAATCCTCTAAGGTTTTTGATTTTTTTCCTGAAATCAAGCGGATAAGAGAAAGCGTCCAAGCAATTAAAACATACGTCCAGGACAACACAAAAAATAAAAGGGAAAAATGTTGAACGATTCCATAAAAAATCAAGACCGCAGCCACAACAATGTAAAAAACTAATTGAAAGGAGGCGACTTTTACATCCAAACTTTTAAAACTGGGAAATTTCCATCGGCTAATCATAAAATAGCCTAAAACCACAAAAGCGGAGACAAGAAACCCTATTCTTGTTTCGAGGCCCATGGAAAATAAATGATTAAAATCGTCCGACACTAAAAAGAGATTTGCCGACACCATAGCCGCGGCTGCCGCAGGAATAGGTAAACCTGTAAAGTTTCTTTTATTAGCAGCCAAAAGCTCTTCATCGCCTCGAGCTAGCTGTGCAGATGCATTATAACGCGCTAATCTTAACACTCCGCATACGGAAAAAATCATAGCGGCAATTGTTAAAAAAGCAGATAATTCCGAGCCCTGTTCTAGGCTAGCCGTCTTCAATACGATCACGGCAGGCCCCACGCCAAAGGTGATGGCATCAGCTAAAGAGTCAAAAATGCCCCCAAATTCACTTTCAGCTTTCATAGCCCGAGCCACCGCCCCATCTAACAAATCTGCTAAAGCTGCAAGAAGCATAATCCCGGCTGTCGCAGTCAAAATGTGCTGATCAACTTGGCCAAAGTTAATCATGGTCATTTTAAAAATCACAAACAGCCCACAAGTTAAGCTAAATGCCGTGATAATATTGGGAAGCAAGTAAATTTTCTTCATTTTTCCTGGAAGGTGCTCGCATTCTTAGGATCCAATTAAGCTTAATATAAAACATTGGCACATTTACTGAAATTTTTTAGGAAACAACCGATAGACACTTCACTTAAAATGTAGGTAAATCTTGAGACTGCTCCACTTGATGTAAAGCTTGCCGCAATTGATGCATCAAATATCCTGCGCGCTCAGGATTGTGGCGATCTTCGGGATGAATGGTCCATTCCTGGGAAATTTGTCCTTCTCGAAGCAAAAATACACGGTCTGCCATCGCGAGTGCGTCATGAAAATCATGCGTCACCATCAAAATGGTTGTTTCAAATTGCTGCTGAACGTTTCGCAAAAAAACATACATCTGCTCTCTTAAAACGACATCGAGAGAGGCAAAAGGTTCGTCTAAAAGCAAAACAGGTCTATTTAAAATTAAAGCGCGCGCTAGCGAAACTCTTTGGCGCATTCCCCCTGACAGCTCATCCGGAAATTTTTCTTCGCAACCGGATAACCCAAACAACTGCAATAAGCGGCGCGCTTCTTCCCTTACTAACGGAATAGAACCGGATGTTTTTTTTCCAAGTTCTGCACTCAGCGTCATATTGCGTAAAACTGTGCGCCAAGGAAGAAGCAAATCTTCCTGCATCATGTAAGCGATCAGATCATCTTTTTCAGATAAAGGTTGGCCATCAATTAAAACCTTTCCAGACTCTGGAGAAAGGAGGCCTGTCAATACTTTAAATAAAGTTGACTTACCAGATCCAGAAGTCCCTATCAAGGCCCCGCTTTCTCCTTTTCTCAGCTTCAAAGAAAGATTTTTAAGGATTTTCTTTCCTTCATAGGAAAATGTGAGATTTGATATGTTTAGCATTCGAAAACAACTTTTACGTCTTATTATAGATGAGATCTTAAAATCTCATTTGTTTTTTGTAAACCTATTTTCACAGCAATTATTATTACTTTATGCTGAGGTCGCATGCCATTTCAGAAGGCTTTACTGGATGTTCAACGCAAACTTAAAAATGACGCCTTAGATGGTTGGCTGCTTTATGATTTTCGACGCTCAAATCCTCTCGCCTGCCAATTCCTCAAAATCTCCTTGGAAGCCAATTTAACAAGGCGCTTTTTTTATTGGATCCCCCAAACGGGCTTTCCAATTAAAATCGTCAGTGCCATCGAATCTCATCTTTTAGAACATTTGCCAGGTGAAAGCTTAGTCTATCATTCATGGTCTGAACTGGAAGAAAAATTGGCTAAGCTTCTTTTGAATAAAAAGAAAATTGCCATGGAGTATTCACCTAAAAATGCTATTCCAGCGGTATCTAAGGTAGATGCTGGAACCCTTGAAATGATTCGTTCTTATGGCGTGGAGGTGGTTAGCTCGGCAAATCTTTTACAAGCTTATACAAGTACCTGGACACCTTTTCAACTTCAAACACATCGCCACGCTCTGCTGGTTTTAGAAAATAGCGTAAAATTAGCTTGGGAAAAAATTGCAAAGAGCCTTAGAACAAGCCAAAAAATGACAGAATTTGATGTGCAACAATTCATTTTGGAAAATATCAAGGAGCAAGGCTGCATTACCTCTGACCCGCCAATTTGTGCTGTCAATGCCCATTCTGCCAATCCTCACTACTCCCCAGATGCTAAGCATTTCGCTGAAATTCGACCTGGCGATTTTATACTGATCGATCTTTGGTGCAAACAAAACCTCCCTCATGCCGTGTATGCAGATATTACTCAAGTAGGCGTCGCTGCCGCCACTCCTACTGATAAACAACAAAGGATTTTCAATATTGTCAAAGAAGCTCGAGATTCCGCCACCCACTTTATTCGAGAAAATATTGAAAACCGTCTTGCTGTTATGGGATGGCAGGCAGACCAAGCCTGCCGAGAGGTGATCACAAAGGCAGGCTTTGGGTCTTACTTTATTCACCGGACTGGACACAATATTGGAGAAGAGGACCATGGCCCAGGCGCTCATTTAGACAACTTTGAAACCCAGGATCAACGATTTTTGTTACCTCAGACTTGTTTTTCTATTGAACCAGGCATTTATCTGCCCAATGAATTTGGCCTTCGTTTGGAATACAATGTCTTTATCCATCCTCACCATAAAGTGGAAGTCACAGGAAATGTGCAAAATCACCTCATTTGCCTCGGTAACGCAAATAATTTTTGATATCCTTTTAACTTGCATACAATTGAGTTTAAGATTAAACTTTTGTCCTTTTAGATAATCAACATAAAGGATTTATGTGGAGCAACAACAGCCCATTTCAAGAGGAAGTATTTTTTCAGCTATGCTGTTAGTGGCTGGAACCTGTATTGGGGGTGGAATGCTTGCCTTACCTGTGGCCACGGGCGTCAGCGGATTCGTGCCGTCGCTTTGTATCATGGCGATTTGCTGGTTAGCCATGACCCTCACAGCTCTTTTTCTGGTGGAGGTCAGCCTTTGGTTCGACGAAGGAGCCCATGTCATTACCATGACCAACAAAATTTTAGGTCCCTTGGGAAAAGGCGTCAGCTGGTTCCTTTATCTTTTTATTTGCTATGCTTCTATCGTGGCTTATACAGCAGGAGGAGGCATTCAAATCGCTTCAGCCCTAGGATCTTATTTTAATCTTCAAGTAAGCAAAGAAATGGGAGCTTTAATTTTTGTGGCCCTCTTCAGCTCTGTGATTTATTTGGGGAATCGGTTTGTAGGAAAGGTTAATACGATTTTATTTATAGCCATGATTGCGGCGTATTTTGGACTGGTAGTCGTCGGGATTGATGAAATCCAATCGGTGCTGCTAAGCCATCAAAAATGGGGCGTTTCTCTTTTCGCTGTCCCCTTTTTATTGACTGCTTTTAGTTTTCAAACCATGGTCCCCAGTCTGACTCCTTACCTAAAAAGCCATCCAAACGCATTGCGCTGGGCCATTATGGGCGGCACATCTATCGCTTTTATTATTTACGCCATCTGGCAATCTCTTATCTTAGGGATTGTCCCTGTCGGAGGACACAATGGACTAGCGGCGGCCTTGATTAAAGGAGAACTTGCCACCCAATGTTTGCATCAGCATGCCTTCGGCAGCTGGTTTTGCAATGTGGCGGAATTTTTTGCTTTTTTTGCTATCGCCACCTCTTTTTTAGGGATGACCTTGGGATTGTTCGATTTTCTTGCAGATGGTCTTTCGATCAAAAAAGAAGGCATGGGGAAATTTTTGCTCAGCATTTTAATTGCCCTTCCCACCCTTCTGTTAGCTGTCAAATTTGACCGTATTTTTATCGTGGCCTTAGAAACTTCAGGCGGCTTTGGAGACTCTATTTTAAATGGAATGCTTCCTATCCTCATGGTTTGGATTGGCCGTTACTGGATGAATTTAAAGGGTTCTTTTAAAGTTCCTGGAGGCAAACCTCTCTTGGCCCTCCTCTTTTTATTCTTTACATGTACGCTTCTTTTGGAAATTCTCATTCAAGGAGGCTGGATCTCTTCTCCTTACGAAGCATTTCATTTGCCTGAACTTGAGACCTTAATCAACGAAGCCTAACAATAGGAATTTACATGGGACTACTTACAGCGTTTAAAGTTTTTTTTAAAGCGTTTAAAGACCCTCAAGGAGCCCAACAATTCTTGGAGGGGCAAACTCCTCATAAGCAACTGCCACAGCAAGAATCGGATCCTTCTCATCTGCGATTACTGGCCATCTTGCAAAGGACAGGGAGATTTGTGGACTTTATTCAAGAAGACATTTCTTCTTTCGATGATGCTCAAGTGGGCGCAGCAGTACGGCAAATTCACCAAGAGTGTCAAAAAACCCTTGCTGATTTGGTGGCGATACGCCCCCTCTTGGATGAAAGTGAAGGCTCTAAAATTCAAATAACGGCGGGGTACGATCCTTCCATGTACAAGCTTGTAGGACACTTACAGGGCACTCCCCCTTTCAGCGGCACCATCATCCACCGAGGATGGAAAGCTTATAAAAAATCTTTGCCTAAAAAGGGTGACGCCCACTTGGACGAAATTATTTGTCCTGCCGAAATTGACGTCACTAGTAAGTCATAAGGGAGTTTAAAATGAGTGAGAAAAAAAAGTGGAGCATTGGAATTGACCTTGGTACAACCAATTGTACACTGGCCTATGCCGAATTGGATCCGTCTTTTTCTCCAAACACTCAACCGGTCATTCATCAATTTTTTATCCCTCAAATTGTAGCAGCTGGAGAAGAGCAAGAACTTCCCTTTCTTCCTTCTTTTATGTATTTCCCGTTGGAAGAAGAGCTAAAAGCAAAAAGCGTCGCTTTAAGCTGGAACCCAGAACAAACATTTTGCACCGGCACATTTGGTAGAGATCGTGGGGGAGAGCTTCCCGACCGACTAATTTCATCTGCTAAATCATGGCTTTGCCATTCTGGCATTGACCGCCGCTCCCCTATTTTGCCTCCTCATAGCGATGAAAGCCCTAAAATGAGCCCGCTACAGGTTACCTCTCATTTACTCAGGCATTTGAAAGAAGCTTGGGATATAAAAATGCCCGAAACTCCCTTTGCCGAACAGCAGATTTTAGTGACAGTTCCTGCCTCTTTTGATCCAAGTGCCCGAGAGCTGGTTCAAGAAGCGGCCCGTTTAGCAAACTATCCAGAAACTATTTTATTAGAAGAGCCTCAAGCGGCATTTTACGCTTGGCTACATCACCATCATGATACCTGGAGAAACAATTTGCTACAGGTTGGAGATAGCATTCTGGTAGTGGATATCGGAGGAGGAACAACCGATTTTAGTTTGATTTCTCTTTTGGATGAAGCTGGTAATTTAACCCTTAAGAGGCAAGCTGTAGGCTCTCATCTGCTTCTGGGAGGAGATAACCTCGATCTTAGTTTAGCTTATCTTGCTCAAAATAAATTGGAAGAACAGGGGCATTCTCTCGATGAGAGACAATTTCAAGCTCTGATCCAAACATGCCGAAAAGCAAAAGAGCTGTTAATGTCTGCGAATCCTCCCAAACATGTGGACGTCGCTGTGATGGGACGAGGAAGCAAACTCATTGGCGGATCCCTAAAAACCAAGCTTACTCTAGAGGAAGCAAAAGCTATTCTAGTCGACGGTTTTTATCCCTTAATTACCCCTCAGGATCGCTCCCCTACCGAAAAACGTTTAGGATTGCAACAAATTGGGCTCCCTTATGCGCAAGATCCGCGCATTACCTCGCAACTCGCTAAATTTCTCTCCATGACTGGTGAAGGAGATGGCGGTAGCATGGATGAGTTCGTTTTACCCACTAAAATCTTGTTCAACGGCGGAACGATGAAAGCGCAAGCTTTCCAAGAACGTGTGGTCGAGCTGCTCAATAACTGGGCTACTATTTTAAAAAAAGCCCCTGTTCAGCCCCTTCCCCACCCCGATCTCGATTTCGCTGTTAGCCGCGGGGCTGTGTATTACGGCTTAGCGCGCGAAGGAAAAGGGATCCGCATTAAAAGCGGAACAAGCCGCAGTTATTATATTGGGGTGGAAGATGCCGTTCCCGCAATTCCTGGAATGCCAGCTCCTCTTAAAGCCATTTGCGTGGTCCCCTTCGGAATGGAAGAAGGCTCAGAAAGAGAACTCCCCAGCCAAGAGTTCTCCCTTGTCGTGGGGGAACCCACCACTTTCCGTTTTTTCAGCCATGCCACGCAAAAGTTTGCCGATGGGACAGAGGCAGAAATGGGCACTATTATTAAACAGTGGAAACAAGAATTAACAGAGCTTCCCCCCGTTGAAACGTTCATTGAAAAAATGGAAGGAGAGGGAAAAACGATTCGAGTCAAACTCAAATCGCGGGTAACTGAATTAGGCACACTTGAACTGTGGTGCGTTGCTTCCCCTGGCCAACAATGGAAGTTAGAGTTTGATTTAAGACAAAAATAAAGAAACATTTTTATTTTCTTAATAAATTCCTAACAATTATTTGATAAATTATACCTCAGAATTAATTAGTTAGTCCTAATCAAATAAGGAGGTAGTATGAGAATTACAGAACAAAATATCCATAGTTTTAGTTTAGAATCTCTTGAAAATTATCACGCCATTGCCTACAAAGGGAATGAGGTTCAAATATTTGCCAATAAACCGACGAAAGGTTTTAAAAAGCTACAGTCTATTCAGATTCTCTCCGATCTTAAAAAGATGGCTGAAAAAAGCCTTTCTGCACAAAATATGGATAAAATTAAGGCAATTATCCATCACATCAAAGTGGAAAAAGAAAAACAACAAGTCTCTTTTAAGCCCATTCAAAAAATTATCAATTTTATCAGTAAACTGAGCAATAAATTGCGTGGTTACGAATTTAAAACTTCTTTGCAACTCGCTACCGAGATGCTTCAAGACGAAAAACTTAGCATCCCTCTACCTCCGCCGCCCCCTCCTTCTTATTCCCAGGAAAAAAAGAGAGAAAATTCTCTTGACGCACAAGGTTCTAAAAAGAGTCTTCAAGGCCCCCAACAGGCTGAAAAAACTCTGCAAGAAATGCTGCTCGATGGGATAGAAGAGAGATCGAAACGGCGAAACAAAGCTGCCGCTGCAGAGCAGAAAGACGCTTAATCCAAAACAAAGAACAGCCTTATCAAATAGCCAATAATTTTTTAGGAAGCTCAATATTGAGCTTCCTAAAAAATTTACTCGTCAAATTCTCACCTTTTTTTAAATAAAAATCAACCAAAATTAATCAATTAATTGGCCAGTTGCTGCGCCATTTTTGATTAAAATGCACATGAGCATTCTCATGATAAGGCCCTTGTAAAAATTCCCCTTCTCGTACGGCTATTTGTAAAGGAGGGTGTCCCCTACCCATAAGAAAAACTCGCCGTTGCAGCTGCTTTGCCCAGCCCTTGTCCGTTTTTTCAATTAAAGAAAGTCTTTGCTTATTGAAAAGTCATTTGCACTTTAGAGGAGAGGTAGTTTTTCAGTTAAATGTTAAAAATTTCTACACCTAGCTAGCGTTAATTTTTAGAAGTTTACACCTCAGACTTGCGTGATTTTTAATAAAACCACCATATAATTATATTTTTAATTTTATTTTTCGTTTTATAATTAAATCATAGTTAAGGAGGGTTAATTATGAATTTTAATAATAATAATTATGAAAACCTTTTAAACTTCTGGAAGGAAAAGGAAACGTTACCGGCTGCAAAGGATAAAAAGAGATCCGAGCAAAGGACACCTTCGCAAGCCAAAATAACTGAAAAAGCCACAGAGGCTATCTCTCCTAAAAATACGCCTATCACTAGCTCTTCTAAAAAACAGAAGATGCAAGGTAAGAAAGAGAGCTTTCGCTCAACGCGTCCTCAAAAAGGGCAAAAATTTGAAAAGTTGAGAAATTTGTTTGAACAAGCAAGGCCTACGCAGCCATCTCCTGAGCGAAAAGCCTCCCCACGAAGAATCGAAATCCCCCAAGTTTTTCTACAAGAGGAAGCTCAA
This window of the Parachlamydia sp. AcF125 genome carries:
- a CDS encoding CDP-alcohol phosphatidyltransferase family protein, whose amino-acid sequence is MKKIYLLPNIITAFSLTCGLFVIFKMTMINFGQVDQHILTATAGIMLLAALADLLDGAVARAMKAESEFGGIFDSLADAITFGVGPAVIVLKTASLEQGSELSAFLTIAAMIFSVCGVLRLARYNASAQLARGDEELLAANKRNFTGLPIPAAAAAMVSANLFLVSDDFNHLFSMGLETRIGFLVSAFVVLGYFMISRWKFPSFKSLDVKVASFQLVFYIVVAAVLIFYGIVQHFSLLFFVLSWTYVLIAWTLSLIRLISGKKSKTLEDFEPEPEETDWHE
- a CDS encoding Hsp70 family protein gives rise to the protein MSEKKKWSIGIDLGTTNCTLAYAELDPSFSPNTQPVIHQFFIPQIVAAGEEQELPFLPSFMYFPLEEELKAKSVALSWNPEQTFCTGTFGRDRGGELPDRLISSAKSWLCHSGIDRRSPILPPHSDESPKMSPLQVTSHLLRHLKEAWDIKMPETPFAEQQILVTVPASFDPSARELVQEAARLANYPETILLEEPQAAFYAWLHHHHDTWRNNLLQVGDSILVVDIGGGTTDFSLISLLDEAGNLTLKRQAVGSHLLLGGDNLDLSLAYLAQNKLEEQGHSLDERQFQALIQTCRKAKELLMSANPPKHVDVAVMGRGSKLIGGSLKTKLTLEEAKAILVDGFYPLITPQDRSPTEKRLGLQQIGLPYAQDPRITSQLAKFLSMTGEGDGGSMDEFVLPTKILFNGGTMKAQAFQERVVELLNNWATILKKAPVQPLPHPDLDFAVSRGAVYYGLAREGKGIRIKSGTSRSYYIGVEDAVPAIPGMPAPLKAICVVPFGMEEGSERELPSQEFSLVVGEPTTFRFFSHATQKFADGTEAEMGTIIKQWKQELTELPPVETFIEKMEGEGKTIRVKLKSRVTELGTLELWCVASPGQQWKLEFDLRQK
- a CDS encoding aromatic amino acid transport family protein; amino-acid sequence: MEQQQPISRGSIFSAMLLVAGTCIGGGMLALPVATGVSGFVPSLCIMAICWLAMTLTALFLVEVSLWFDEGAHVITMTNKILGPLGKGVSWFLYLFICYASIVAYTAGGGIQIASALGSYFNLQVSKEMGALIFVALFSSVIYLGNRFVGKVNTILFIAMIAAYFGLVVVGIDEIQSVLLSHQKWGVSLFAVPFLLTAFSFQTMVPSLTPYLKSHPNALRWAIMGGTSIAFIIYAIWQSLILGIVPVGGHNGLAAALIKGELATQCLHQHAFGSWFCNVAEFFAFFAIATSFLGMTLGLFDFLADGLSIKKEGMGKFLLSILIALPTLLLAVKFDRIFIVALETSGGFGDSILNGMLPILMVWIGRYWMNLKGSFKVPGGKPLLALLFLFFTCTLLLEILIQGGWISSPYEAFHLPELETLINEA
- a CDS encoding DUF2760 domain-containing protein, giving the protein MGLLTAFKVFFKAFKDPQGAQQFLEGQTPHKQLPQQESDPSHLRLLAILQRTGRFVDFIQEDISSFDDAQVGAAVRQIHQECQKTLADLVAIRPLLDESEGSKIQITAGYDPSMYKLVGHLQGTPPFSGTIIHRGWKAYKKSLPKKGDAHLDEIICPAEIDVTSKS
- a CDS encoding M24 family metallopeptidase; translation: MPFQKALLDVQRKLKNDALDGWLLYDFRRSNPLACQFLKISLEANLTRRFFYWIPQTGFPIKIVSAIESHLLEHLPGESLVYHSWSELEEKLAKLLLNKKKIAMEYSPKNAIPAVSKVDAGTLEMIRSYGVEVVSSANLLQAYTSTWTPFQLQTHRHALLVLENSVKLAWEKIAKSLRTSQKMTEFDVQQFILENIKEQGCITSDPPICAVNAHSANPHYSPDAKHFAEIRPGDFILIDLWCKQNLPHAVYADITQVGVAAATPTDKQQRIFNIVKEARDSATHFIRENIENRLAVMGWQADQACREVITKAGFGSYFIHRTGHNIGEEDHGPGAHLDNFETQDQRFLLPQTCFSIEPGIYLPNEFGLRLEYNVFIHPHHKVEVTGNVQNHLICLGNANNF
- the lexA gene encoding transcriptional repressor LexA; amino-acid sequence: MKGLTKRQQEILEYIQEFIRLHRFSPSYREIMHKFGYSSLGSVSKHLQVLKRKGLLTSEKKCSRSLKPVENNHPSPCQNEVELAFIGHISAGFPVEIFPKAQKLAVPRYLVQDTEASYILRAQGNSLNDEMISDGDLLIVETGREACSGEWIVALLNEQETFIKRYYPEGQYVRLVGQDSTQSPIMIHLEDLVIQGIVVGLVRLYD
- a CDS encoding ABC transporter ATP-binding protein translates to MLNISNLTFSYEGKKILKNLSLKLRKGESGALIGTSGSGKSTLFKVLTGLLSPESGKVLIDGQPLSEKDDLIAYMMQEDLLLPWRTVLRNMTLSAELGKKTSGSIPLVREEARRLLQLFGLSGCEEKFPDELSGGMRQRVSLARALILNRPVLLLDEPFASLDVVLREQMYVFLRNVQQQFETTILMVTHDFHDALAMADRVFLLREGQISQEWTIHPEDRHNPERAGYLMHQLRQALHQVEQSQDLPTF